One window from the genome of Pseudomonadota bacterium encodes:
- a CDS encoding peptidylprolyl isomerase encodes MSFAAEESKEKGKAAYPSITATIKTNKGDIKLKLFADKAPLTVLNFVNLSKRGFYNNLSFHRVIPNFMIQGGCPLGNGTGGPGYQFKDEFSPELKHSKSGILSMANAGPNTNGSQFFITHIPTPYLDNKHTVFGEVVDSKDNKVVNSIAMGDKINTILIEGDYTKLAENYKEQLDQWNKVLDKK; translated from the coding sequence ATGTCATTTGCAGCAGAAGAGAGTAAAGAAAAAGGGAAAGCAGCATACCCTTCGATAACAGCTACAATAAAAACCAACAAAGGTGACATAAAGCTGAAGCTATTTGCGGATAAAGCACCGCTTACTGTACTGAATTTTGTGAACCTGTCAAAAAGAGGTTTTTATAATAATTTGAGTTTTCATAGGGTAATTCCAAACTTCATGATTCAAGGCGGTTGTCCGCTGGGCAATGGCACAGGTGGCCCGGGGTATCAGTTCAAAGATGAGTTTTCACCGGAATTGAAACACAGCAAGTCCGGAATTCTATCTATGGCAAATGCCGGACCGAATACAAACGGAAGTCAATTCTTTATAACCCATATTCCAACTCCATACCTGGACAACAAGCATACTGTCTTTGGTGAAGTTGTTGACTCAAAAGACAATAAAGTTGTGAACAGCATCGCCATGGGAGATAAAATCAATACAATTCTGATTGAAGGAGATTACACAAAACTGGCAGAAAATTATAAGGAACAACTTGATCAATGGAACAAGGTGCTGGATAAAAAGTAG
- the polX gene encoding DNA polymerase/3'-5' exonuclease PolX, with product MSNKSILQVLEEIAMLLDIKGENQFKTRAYYNAAKTLSGIDNLEDMIREKRLREIKGIGEALSKKIEEYGETGKMAYFEELKREVPESLLELTGIPNLGPKKIKVLYDKLNITNTGELEYACKENRLIMLPGFGEKTQQKILKGIEFVKRHKGEFLLGDVYPESEKIKQRLEARTRPGCVEVCGSIRRCKEVANDIDVLVAGGDHEGLSSYFIAMPEVDEVLLTGDTKTSCRLKSGIEVDLRVVSQEAFPYALMYFTGSREHNVRLRGISRKKGWKLNEYGLFEENRLISLKTEEEIYNALGLSYIPPELREDGGEIEASEQGRLPELVRLEDMRGVFHIHTEFSDGVDTIERMRDEARKMGLAYMGISDHSRSAYYAGGLKVDDIYRQWEIIDRLNEAMPDFYIFKGIESDILPDGSLDYDEEVLKGFDFIIASIHSNFNLGQEAQEKRILRAMENPYTTMLGHPTGRLLLSREGYAVDMRNIIDGAAKHNVIIELNASPYRLDIDWRYLKHAKEKGVMISINPDAHATAGLYEILYGVGIARKGWQEKKDVLNTRTAAGIMEIFKK from the coding sequence ATGAGCAATAAATCTATACTGCAAGTCCTTGAAGAGATAGCAATGCTCCTTGATATTAAAGGAGAAAACCAATTCAAGACAAGGGCTTACTATAATGCAGCAAAGACGCTCTCAGGCATCGACAACCTTGAGGATATGATAAGAGAAAAGAGGCTCCGCGAGATTAAAGGCATCGGAGAAGCCCTCTCAAAGAAGATTGAAGAGTACGGCGAGACCGGGAAGATGGCTTACTTCGAGGAGTTAAAACGGGAAGTGCCTGAATCCCTGCTTGAACTTACCGGCATACCGAATCTGGGACCGAAAAAGATCAAAGTTCTTTACGATAAACTCAACATAACGAATACCGGTGAACTTGAATATGCCTGCAAGGAAAACAGGCTCATCATGCTACCCGGTTTCGGAGAAAAGACCCAGCAGAAGATACTGAAAGGGATTGAGTTTGTTAAAAGGCATAAAGGTGAGTTTCTCCTTGGAGATGTCTACCCTGAGTCTGAAAAGATAAAGCAAAGATTAGAAGCCAGGACACGGCCGGGGTGCGTAGAGGTGTGCGGGAGCATACGCAGATGCAAGGAAGTGGCAAATGATATCGATGTCCTTGTTGCCGGGGGCGACCATGAAGGCTTATCGTCATATTTTATCGCCATGCCGGAGGTTGACGAGGTGCTGCTCACTGGTGACACAAAAACATCCTGCCGCCTTAAATCAGGGATCGAAGTTGATCTGAGAGTGGTAAGCCAGGAGGCCTTTCCCTATGCCCTCATGTATTTTACCGGCAGCAGGGAGCACAATGTCAGATTGCGCGGGATTTCCAGGAAGAAGGGATGGAAGCTGAACGAATACGGACTTTTTGAAGAAAACAGGCTTATCAGCCTTAAAACCGAAGAGGAAATTTATAATGCCCTCGGCCTTTCCTACATTCCGCCGGAATTAAGAGAAGACGGAGGTGAGATAGAGGCTTCAGAACAGGGCAGGCTCCCGGAGCTTGTCAGACTCGAAGATATGAGGGGCGTATTCCATATACACACCGAATTCAGCGACGGTGTTGATACTATCGAGCGGATGAGGGATGAGGCAAGGAAGATGGGCCTTGCATATATGGGCATTTCAGACCATAGCAGGAGCGCCTATTACGCAGGAGGACTTAAGGTTGACGATATTTACCGGCAGTGGGAAATCATTGACAGACTGAATGAAGCAATGCCGGATTTTTATATATTCAAGGGCATTGAGAGCGATATCCTGCCTGACGGCAGTCTCGATTACGATGAGGAAGTCCTGAAAGGCTTCGATTTTATTATCGCATCAATCCATTCAAATTTTAACCTGGGTCAGGAAGCTCAGGAAAAAAGGATTTTACGGGCAATGGAAAACCCTTATACGACCATGCTCGGTCATCCCACAGGCAGGCTCCTGCTCTCGCGCGAAGGTTATGCTGTAGATATGAGAAATATCATTGACGGGGCTGCAAAACACAATGTAATAATAGAACTCAACGCAAGTCCATACCGGCTTGATATAGACTGGAGATACCTGAAACATGCAAAGGAAAAGGGGGTTATGATCTCCATTAATCCTGATGCCCACGCAACAGCCGGTCTCTATGAGATCCTATACGGTGTCGGCATTGCGAGGAAGGGCTGGCAGGAAAAGAAAGATGTGTTGAACACGCGCACTGCCGCCGGGATAATGGAGATATTCAAAAAATGA